Proteins from one Arthrobacter sp. Soc17.1.1.1 genomic window:
- a CDS encoding glycosyltransferase, which produces MNAGPWLPVPPSGYGGIETVIATLIPELRRAGVHVTLATVGTSTIEADSYLHPLAGPQFAAIARPYNQVSGIAHAQMQGIVQAIYDGGTWDLVHDHLEVVGPAVFAAMGTAAPPVLQTLHWDLAKHGAFYESFDGRGRVRFAAVSRSQLDRAPEALRRQVIGIVPLAAPPALEVRAEKADHALVLARITRDKGQDAAVRICRQAGLPLVLAGPVAGIDDPAELDRRLASGDAQLTSHPDVIYFQDEVRPLLDGHRYRWIGGVGGEAKERVLRSARVLLAPNRWAEPGATGVVEALSRGVPVVGTPLGVLPSLVQHGLTGFLGAEELELAGFLQELDSIRAEDCIEAASIWTPEAMATSYLHLYDQILQEAP; this is translated from the coding sequence ATGAATGCCGGGCCGTGGCTGCCCGTCCCACCCTCCGGTTATGGTGGCATCGAAACGGTCATCGCCACCTTGATTCCCGAACTACGCAGGGCCGGTGTGCATGTCACGCTGGCCACCGTCGGTACCAGCACGATCGAAGCCGACAGCTACCTGCATCCGCTGGCCGGACCACAGTTCGCCGCGATCGCCAGGCCCTACAACCAGGTTTCGGGCATCGCGCACGCCCAGATGCAGGGGATCGTTCAGGCCATCTACGACGGTGGCACCTGGGACCTTGTCCATGATCATCTCGAAGTCGTAGGACCTGCAGTCTTTGCTGCGATGGGTACCGCCGCACCGCCAGTGCTGCAGACCCTGCACTGGGATCTGGCGAAGCACGGCGCATTCTATGAATCCTTCGACGGTCGTGGTCGTGTCCGATTCGCCGCGGTATCGCGGTCCCAGCTGGACCGCGCACCGGAGGCACTGCGCCGCCAGGTCATCGGTATCGTCCCGCTTGCGGCCCCGCCGGCACTGGAGGTTCGGGCGGAGAAAGCCGACCATGCCCTGGTGCTGGCCCGCATCACCAGGGACAAGGGGCAGGATGCGGCCGTGCGGATCTGTCGACAGGCGGGCTTGCCGCTGGTGCTCGCCGGGCCGGTTGCCGGCATCGATGATCCCGCTGAACTCGACCGCCGTCTTGCGTCCGGTGACGCCCAGCTGACATCCCACCCCGATGTCATCTACTTCCAGGACGAGGTTCGTCCACTGCTCGACGGACACAGGTACCGGTGGATTGGAGGTGTCGGCGGCGAAGCAAAGGAACGCGTCCTGCGTTCTGCCCGGGTACTCCTGGCGCCCAACCGATGGGCCGAGCCGGGAGCGACCGGGGTAGTGGAAGCCCTCTCACGGGGCGTTCCGGTTGTCGGGACACCGTTAGGGGTGCTGCCCTCGTTGGTGCAGCACGGCCTTACCGGGTTTCTTGGCGCGGAAGAACTGGAGTTGGCAGGGTTCCTGCAGGAACTCGACAGTATTCGTGCCGAGGACTGCATCGAGGCGGCGTCCATCTGGACGCCAGAGGCGATGGCCACCAGCTACCTGCATTTATACGACCAGATTCTTCAGGAGGCTCCGTGA
- a CDS encoding glucosyl-3-phosphoglycerate synthase, with amino-acid sequence MRAEVQDWYSFRSFHGNVFDRQDLMARKQGQRVSVVLPAKNEAATVGPIVTALRAELMEELPLLDEIIVIDSNSTDETSAVAAAAGATIAHQDQILPDTGCIPGKGEALWKSLAIASGDIIVFIDADLRGFNAQFAVGLLGPLLTDPQIQFVKSYYDRPLDDGVKVMPAGGGRVTELVARPLLNLFWPELAGVVQPLAGEYAGRRSLLECIPFVSGYGVEIGMLIDVLEAVGLDGMAQVDLGERRHRNSTDGELARMAMQIHLTVQARLHRRGLAPAAPRTVELTQFLRNGEDYIGDTTVVGVSERPPMLDVGQRWSLTGERA; translated from the coding sequence ATGCGGGCAGAGGTTCAGGATTGGTATTCGTTCCGAAGCTTCCATGGGAACGTGTTCGACCGGCAGGACCTAATGGCGCGCAAGCAAGGTCAACGGGTCAGCGTGGTGCTTCCGGCGAAAAACGAAGCAGCAACCGTCGGACCGATCGTCACCGCGTTGCGCGCCGAGTTGATGGAAGAGCTGCCCCTGTTGGATGAGATCATCGTCATCGATTCGAATTCCACGGACGAAACCTCTGCCGTGGCGGCGGCCGCTGGAGCTACGATTGCCCACCAGGACCAGATCCTGCCGGACACCGGATGCATACCCGGCAAGGGCGAAGCGTTGTGGAAGTCGCTGGCGATCGCTTCGGGGGACATCATCGTGTTCATCGATGCAGACCTGCGGGGGTTCAACGCGCAGTTCGCGGTCGGTCTGCTCGGTCCGCTGCTGACGGATCCGCAGATTCAGTTCGTCAAGAGCTACTACGACCGCCCCCTCGATGACGGGGTGAAGGTCATGCCGGCCGGGGGTGGCCGGGTGACCGAACTCGTGGCGCGTCCCCTGCTGAATCTGTTCTGGCCCGAGTTGGCGGGGGTCGTCCAGCCGTTGGCCGGGGAGTACGCCGGGCGCCGCAGTCTGCTCGAATGCATACCGTTTGTCTCCGGTTACGGAGTCGAGATCGGCATGCTGATCGATGTGCTGGAAGCGGTGGGCCTGGATGGTATGGCGCAGGTGGATCTCGGAGAACGCCGCCACCGCAATTCGACCGATGGGGAGCTGGCCAGGATGGCGATGCAGATCCATCTCACAGTGCAGGCGAGACTTCACCGGCGCGGGCTAGCCCCGGCTGCCCCCCGCACCGTGGAACTGACGCAGTTCCTGCGGAACGGGGAGGACTACATCGGTGACACCACCGTCGTCGGGGTGTCCGAACGCCCGCCCATGCTGGACGTCGGACAGCGCTGGTCCCTGACCGGCGAGCGGGCCTGA
- a CDS encoding histidine phosphatase family protein, producing MHQTRAGGTRPRLVLWRHGQTEWNVLEKAQGHADIPLDATGRRQAQEAAKLLVAFKPRFIWSSDLERARHTAAELARLTGLEPVLDKRLREYHVGIREGTTFGEFRQQHPDVHRRFFAEENYRVPGAELPSEVNQRMKTVMMEAAVALQGGGTGVLVGHGAALRSGLLAFFDAPAHMREMFAGMANCAWTVLEEHPDRGWQIIDFNAQSLPSRSVPLADDMPAAHDS from the coding sequence ATGCACCAGACACGGGCCGGCGGAACTCGTCCCCGCCTGGTGCTATGGAGGCATGGGCAGACTGAGTGGAACGTCCTGGAGAAAGCACAGGGTCACGCAGACATCCCCCTCGATGCGACCGGTCGCCGCCAGGCACAGGAGGCCGCGAAGCTATTGGTTGCCTTCAAGCCCCGCTTCATCTGGTCCAGCGATCTGGAACGCGCCCGGCATACCGCCGCCGAGCTGGCCCGACTGACCGGTCTGGAACCGGTGTTGGACAAGCGGCTCCGCGAATACCACGTAGGCATCCGGGAAGGCACCACCTTCGGCGAGTTCCGGCAGCAGCACCCCGACGTTCATAGAAGGTTCTTCGCCGAAGAGAACTACCGGGTTCCCGGGGCGGAACTGCCCTCGGAGGTGAACCAGCGGATGAAGACCGTGATGATGGAGGCGGCCGTAGCCCTACAGGGCGGCGGCACCGGCGTCCTGGTCGGACACGGGGCAGCGCTGCGCAGCGGACTACTGGCCTTCTTCGACGCCCCAGCCCATATGCGGGAGATGTTCGCGGGCATGGCCAACTGCGCCTGGACCGTCCTTGAAGAACACCCCGACCGCGGCTGGCAGATCATCGACTTCAACGCCCAAAGCCTGCCCAGTAGGTCTGTGCCGCTAGCCGATGACATGCCTGCCGCACATGACTCGTAG
- a CDS encoding SDR family oxidoreductase, translating to MSMEAPSVTARPCGTPSPSRLGRVGHPEEIADAITALVSDNLRWVTGENVEVSGGVLI from the coding sequence ATGTCAATGGAGGCGCCAAGCGTAACGGCGAGACCATGCGGGACGCCCTCGCCCAGCAGGCTGGGCCGGGTCGGGCACCCAGAGGAGATCGCCGACGCCATCACTGCACTGGTTTCCGACAATCTCCGCTGGGTGACAGGGGAGAACGTCGAAGTCTCCGGTGGAGTCCTCATATGA
- a CDS encoding RNA polymerase sigma factor, whose protein sequence is MEDVEAVRPVGSAGPSFDVRRAFTAHGRDLYGFAFNSVRDAAIAEDCVQEVFVRAWRSRDRYRASQGSERTWLFAIARNVIIDEMRARARRPVSVVDQHLEVGADEGGGTDAIEDRIVLYAGLAMLSAEHRAVIVAVQLEGLTYQQVQERTGVPVATLRTRMYYGLKALRTALGEEARP, encoded by the coding sequence ATGGAAGATGTCGAGGCCGTGCGCCCGGTGGGATCGGCTGGGCCTTCCTTCGATGTGCGCCGGGCCTTCACAGCGCATGGGCGGGATCTGTACGGGTTCGCGTTCAACAGCGTCCGCGACGCGGCCATCGCTGAAGACTGTGTGCAGGAAGTATTTGTCAGGGCGTGGCGGTCACGAGACCGGTATCGGGCATCCCAGGGCTCCGAGCGGACCTGGCTTTTCGCCATTGCGCGCAACGTCATCATCGACGAGATGAGAGCACGGGCACGACGACCGGTTTCCGTGGTGGACCAGCACCTTGAGGTAGGAGCGGACGAGGGAGGCGGTACAGATGCCATCGAAGATCGAATCGTCCTCTACGCCGGCCTGGCCATGCTGAGCGCCGAACATCGGGCAGTGATCGTCGCGGTGCAACTCGAGGGACTGACCTACCAGCAGGTGCAAGAACGCACGGGAGTGCCGGTTGCCACGCTTCGCACGCGTATGTATTACGGACTCAAGGCACTACGGACCGCTCTAGGAGAGGAGGCAAGACCATGA
- a CDS encoding DUF4394 domain-containing protein codes for MANVERNHDRPRIPFRVDRSSATVTFEENTMNRTFKLGVAAIAVTSVMAVAPAMTSAVTVAPAVADGGSNGKVNGGDRSRSDKLRIVGLADAGTRLVQFDVKKPGKVRGGVGVSGLTGGDTRLVGIDFRVQDGNLYGVGNNAASAGVYSINQETGVATEVTRLTVALSGTTFGVDFNPAANALRVVSDNGQNLRQPFASPGATTVADGTLSYAPPAVAPGINGAAYTNNDLDPNTATTLYDLDTALDQIAIQSPANAGSLAATGKLGVDATGDTGFDIYSTLHNGSTVEVTGFAAVNGSLYEITLFNGRATFLGTLGAPVTDIAVPLNQL; via the coding sequence GTGGCGAACGTTGAACGCAACCACGATCGACCGCGTATACCCTTCCGAGTCGACCGATCTTCGGCGACCGTCACGTTCGAGGAGAACACGATGAACAGAACCTTCAAGCTGGGTGTCGCGGCGATCGCCGTGACCAGTGTGATGGCCGTGGCGCCTGCCATGACCAGTGCGGTGACCGTGGCACCGGCCGTGGCCGACGGTGGATCCAACGGCAAAGTCAACGGCGGTGACCGGTCGCGCTCCGACAAACTGCGGATCGTCGGTCTGGCTGATGCCGGCACCAGGCTTGTGCAGTTCGATGTCAAGAAGCCCGGTAAGGTGCGTGGCGGCGTTGGCGTGAGCGGCCTGACCGGTGGTGATACCCGGCTCGTCGGGATCGACTTCCGTGTCCAGGACGGGAATCTCTACGGCGTCGGGAACAACGCGGCGAGCGCCGGAGTCTACTCGATCAATCAGGAGACGGGGGTGGCCACGGAAGTCACCCGGCTCACCGTTGCGCTGAGCGGGACGACGTTCGGCGTGGACTTCAACCCTGCGGCCAACGCGCTCCGGGTCGTCAGTGACAACGGCCAGAATCTGCGCCAACCGTTCGCCTCCCCCGGCGCGACGACTGTCGCTGACGGCACGCTGAGCTATGCGCCGCCGGCAGTGGCTCCCGGCATCAATGGCGCGGCCTACACCAACAACGACCTCGACCCGAACACGGCAACCACCCTCTACGATCTGGACACCGCCCTCGACCAGATCGCCATCCAGTCCCCCGCCAACGCGGGCTCACTGGCCGCCACCGGTAAACTCGGCGTCGACGCCACCGGCGATACCGGCTTCGACATCTACTCCACCCTCCACAACGGGAGCACCGTCGAGGTGACGGGCTTCGCGGCCGTCAACGGATCGCTCTACGAGATCACCCTGTTCAACGGGAGGGCCACCTTCCTCGGCACCCTCGGCGCCCCGGTCACCGACATCGCCGTTCCACTGAACCAACTCTGA
- a CDS encoding TrkH family potassium uptake protein, with product MVGSTSSRIAQLGPRHPAQVIVVGFAGAILIGTALLMVPTSKVGAGSATFLEALFTATSAVCVTGLIVVDTPVYWTGSAHVIILALIQVGGFGIMSFASLLGVLLARRMGLRSRISAAAESKSVGFGDVRGVLLGVLRITLVVEAATAALLAARFLLGYGYDLGDALWLGIFHSVSSFNNAGFALFSDNLIGFAGDPWICLPICAAVIIGGLGFPVLFELRRHFRYPRKWHMNTKLVLSGTLILLVLGTVFITAVEWSNPATLGAMRPQERLLAGFFQSTMTRTAGFNSVDFAQLNPVTLLAMDVLMFIGAGPAGTAGGLKITTFGVLFFILYTEISGGNAVNIFGKRLPRSVHRQAISIVLLAVGLVIGATMFLMLITDFGLDRVLFEVVSAFATVGLSTGITAGIPPAGQVVLILVMFAGRLGPVTLATALALRSKPLYYEYPKERPLIG from the coding sequence ATGGTCGGGAGCACGTCGTCCCGGATCGCGCAGCTGGGTCCGCGACACCCGGCCCAGGTGATCGTGGTGGGGTTCGCTGGGGCGATCCTGATCGGTACGGCGCTGCTGATGGTTCCCACGTCGAAGGTGGGGGCGGGCAGCGCTACGTTCCTCGAAGCCCTGTTCACGGCGACCTCGGCCGTGTGCGTGACGGGGCTGATCGTCGTCGACACCCCGGTCTACTGGACGGGCAGCGCTCACGTGATCATCCTGGCCCTGATCCAGGTGGGTGGCTTCGGGATCATGTCCTTCGCCTCCCTCCTGGGTGTCCTCCTGGCACGGCGTATGGGTCTGCGTTCCCGGATCTCGGCCGCGGCCGAATCGAAGAGCGTGGGATTCGGCGACGTACGCGGCGTCCTGCTCGGCGTCCTGCGCATCACCCTCGTCGTCGAAGCGGCCACCGCGGCACTACTGGCCGCACGGTTCCTCCTCGGGTACGGCTACGACCTCGGCGACGCCCTATGGCTTGGCATCTTCCACTCGGTCTCGTCCTTCAACAACGCCGGGTTCGCCCTGTTCAGCGACAACCTCATCGGTTTCGCCGGGGACCCATGGATCTGCCTGCCCATCTGCGCCGCGGTGATCATCGGCGGGTTGGGTTTCCCCGTCCTGTTCGAACTCCGCCGCCACTTCCGGTACCCCCGCAAGTGGCACATGAACACCAAACTCGTCCTCAGCGGCACACTCATCCTCCTGGTCCTGGGCACCGTGTTCATCACTGCGGTCGAGTGGTCCAATCCCGCGACCCTCGGAGCGATGCGGCCCCAGGAGCGGCTCCTCGCGGGGTTCTTCCAGTCCACCATGACGCGCACCGCCGGATTCAACAGTGTCGACTTCGCGCAGCTCAATCCCGTCACCCTGCTCGCCATGGACGTCCTGATGTTCATCGGCGCGGGCCCCGCCGGAACGGCCGGCGGCCTGAAGATCACCACGTTCGGGGTGCTGTTCTTCATCCTCTACACGGAGATCAGCGGCGGCAACGCGGTCAATATCTTCGGCAAACGCCTACCCCGCTCGGTGCACCGACAGGCCATCTCCATCGTGCTGCTCGCCGTCGGGCTCGTCATCGGCGCCACGATGTTCCTCATGCTCATCACCGATTTCGGCCTCGACCGGGTCCTGTTCGAAGTCGTCTCGGCCTTCGCGACCGTGGGCCTGTCCACCGGCATCACCGCAGGCATTCCGCCGGCAGGCCAGGTCGTCCTGATCCTGGTGATGTTCGCCGGGCGCCTCGGCCCTGTCACCCTCGCCACCGCGCTGGCGCTGCGTTCCAAACCGCTCTACTACGAATACCCGAAGGAAAGGCCCCTCATTGGCTAG
- a CDS encoding potassium channel family protein encodes MFSSRPTEAIAAADSVAVIGLGRFGGALALELADAGTEVLGIDNDEDTVQSYNGRLTHVVRADSTKEEALRQLSLPEFDRVVVGIGSDLEASILTTSILLRFDRPTIWAKAISEPHAQILSQLGVERVIRPEHDMGKRVAHLVRGTMLDYVEFEDNFAMVKTRPPREYWDRELGTTGLRARHGVTVVAVKRKGGAWDYTTAQTTLYDDDEIIVAGPTSKAELFSSLV; translated from the coding sequence ATGTTCTCGTCCAGACCCACCGAAGCGATCGCGGCCGCCGACTCCGTGGCGGTCATCGGACTAGGCAGGTTCGGCGGTGCCCTGGCCCTGGAGTTGGCGGACGCAGGGACAGAGGTGCTCGGGATCGACAACGACGAAGACACCGTCCAGTCCTACAACGGCCGCCTCACCCACGTGGTGCGCGCCGACAGCACCAAAGAGGAGGCGCTGCGCCAGCTGTCCCTCCCCGAGTTCGACCGTGTCGTGGTCGGCATCGGCTCCGATCTCGAGGCGAGCATCCTGACCACGTCGATCCTCCTGCGCTTCGATCGGCCCACCATCTGGGCGAAAGCCATCAGCGAGCCACACGCCCAGATCCTGTCCCAGCTCGGTGTGGAGCGGGTCATCCGCCCTGAGCACGACATGGGCAAGCGTGTGGCCCACCTCGTCCGCGGCACCATGCTCGACTACGTGGAGTTCGAGGACAACTTCGCCATGGTCAAGACCCGGCCCCCACGCGAGTACTGGGACCGTGAACTCGGCACCACCGGCCTACGCGCCAGACACGGCGTCACGGTCGTCGCCGTCAAACGCAAGGGCGGTGCATGGGACTACACCACAGCGCAGACCACCCTGTACGACGACGACGAGATCATCGTCGCCGGCCCGACGAGCAAGGCGGAACTCTTCAGCTCACTGGTGTAG